One genomic window of Mauremys mutica isolate MM-2020 ecotype Southern chromosome 5, ASM2049712v1, whole genome shotgun sequence includes the following:
- the CCKAR gene encoding cholecystokinin receptor type A: MEIVDDILLENGTNISAFLCDIVMENDTFFCVEDSPPLAKDLHQTVRILLYSLIFLLSVVGNTLVITVLIRNKRMRTVTNIFLLSLAVSDLMLCLFCMPFTLIPNLLKDFIFGSAVCKTATYFMGVSVSVSTFNLVAISLERYSAICKPLQSRVWQTKSHALKVIAATWCLSFTIMSPYPIYSKLVPFTKYNNSTANMCRLLWPSDVIQQSWYIFLLLILFLIPGIVMMIAYGLISLELYRGIKFDVSQRKSSQERKASTSSNKYEDGDGCYLQKTKKKRKMPLQQLSATSSTKIDRVRSNSSTANLMAKKLVIRMLMVIVILFFLCWTPIFSVNAWRAFDTTSADQLLSGAPISFIHLLSYTSACVNPIIYCFMNKRFRMGFLATFTCCPKQKPPAVRGEIGDEEEGKTTGASLSRYSYTHMNASAPP, translated from the exons ATGGAAATAGTTGATGACATCCTACTTGAGAATGGAACCAATATTTCTGCTTTCCTGTGTGATATTGTCATGGAAAATGATACGTTTTTCTGTGTGGAAGACTCACCTCCTCTTGCTAAAG ATTTACATCAAACAGTTCGAATTCTGCTATATTCGTTGATATTTTTGCTCAGTGTCGTGGGGAACACACTGGTAATTACAGTGTTGATAAGAAACAAAAGGATGAGGACCGTCACTAATATATTTTTGCTGTCGCTGGCTGTCAGTGACCTAATGCTTTGCCTTTTCTGCATGCCTTTCACCCTCATTCCCAACCTGCTGAAGGATTTTATATTTGGCAGTGCTGTTTGTAAAACTGCCACCTACTTCATGG gTGTCTCAGTAAGTGTATCTACGTTCAACCTGGTTGCCATATCTTTGGAGAGATACAGTGCTATTTGCAAACCCTTGCAGTCCAGGGTATGGCAGACAAAATCTCATGCCTTGAAGGTGATTGCTGCTACTTGGTGTCTCTCCTTTACCATCATGTCACCATACCCAATTTACAGCAAACTAGTGCCTTTTACAAAATATAACAACAGCACAGCTAACATGTGTCGCCTCCTTTGGCCAAGCGATGTCATTCAGCAGTCCTG GTACATTTTCCTGTTGCTCATACTCTTTCTTATACCTGGTATTGTAATGATGATTGCATATGGCTTAATCTCTTTGGAACTATACAGAGGAATAAAGTTTGATGTCAGCCAGAGAAAATCTTCACAAG AAAGGAAAGCCAGCACCAGTAGCAACAAATATGAGGATGGAGATGGCTGCTACCTGCAGAAAaccaaaaagaagagaaaaatgccACTGCAACAGCTTTCTGCCACCAGCAGCACCAAAATAGACAGGGTCAGAAGCAACAGCTCAACTGCCAACTTGATGGCCAAGAAGCTTGTCATCCGCATGCTGATGGTgattgtgattttgtttttcctttgctgGACTCCCATCTTCAGTGTAAATGCCTGGCGTGCATTTGACACCACATCAGCAGACCAGCTTCTCTCAGGAGCTCCTATCTCCTTTATTCATTTGCTCTCCTACACTTCTGCCTGTGTGAACCCCATCATCTACTGCTTCATGAACAAGCGCTTCCGCATGGGCTTTCTGGCCACTTTCACCTGCTGTCCCAAACAAAAGCCTCCAGCAGTAAGAGGAGAGATTGGAgatgaggaggaggggaagacCACAGGGGCATCCCTCTCCAGGTACTCTTACACGCACATGAATGCGTCTGCTCCCCCATGA